The genomic segment TCATGAAAGTTTGTTGATGTATATTGAATAATAACAGGATATCGAGTTCATGACTTTCCATATGTTCATGTGTGGTAGCCTCCACAACTCCGGGCTTAGGCTCGTCTAAGTGCGACAATGCCGATGAACTCGGCTAACGATTATTCCTAACGAGTATACCTTATCGATCTATGCTTGACAAATAAGTTATCACAGTAGTCTATTACATATTCGATAAGCAATTTCGAATCCCTCATAATCCCATTTAACTGCTATGAATTTATATCATGTGtcaattcaaatatttcaatcgTGTAAATATCAGGAACGGTGGGTTGCgtaaacctttttttttttttttacttttataataataagtataaTTATATTCATCGTTTTCTCTCAATAAttacaatatatttaatttaattgcgTAAATATACGAATTAAGTATCTGAAAAATTATATCAAACTCGTCAGATCAATTATGCTGCTAACGCGGATGtcttgaaaagaagaaagaacatGGCATGTGTGAACACGATTGGTTCCCATGTTCGACTGTATGGAGCCACCACCGACACTTTTTCTCATTTTCCCACGAtcctttatttattttctttgcagATTATAAAATCACATCGTTTATAAATCTAAAACAAAAACTAATTATGTCGTTTGACCTATTTCTAGATCATTGTCAGCCAACTGCAACTCGGGAACATGACATTTTCTAAGTTGAATTATATATGCAAACGTTTATTTACAAAGATATATAGTTCCGTCTCATTTCTTGCATCGACATAAATGATCAATATTTGAAAATGTTCTAAATAATTTACTTTTTCCCATTGTACTTTACTaacaaaagagaaaaaaaaaaatcaatctcTCCGGTATATATCACACCTCATTTCTTAATAGTCACACAGTCTTTTTACTTGCTCCTCACACTGGACTTTGATTTTTTCCACAGCTGCAGTCTGAATGAACAACACCACTTTTACATAAATACACACACAGAGACACGCACGTATATAtctgtatatatgtgtgtgtgcctGCAATTACCTCCACCATTTAATACTCCTCCATACCATTAAACCCCCCAAAGCATCCAGTCCACCATTGTTCGTATAGTTGTGGTTGGGTACTAAATattcaaaaagaagaaaatggtGCTAAAATTAGCATCACTGTATTCTCTGCTATGTGTTTTCATTGTGGTTTCAGCAGATGATCCCTACAGATTCTTCACATGGAATGTGACTTATGGCATCATTTATCCTCTCAACATCCCCCAACAGGTTTGTGTCCTAAATAAAGgagagatttttattttttgaaaaattccatgtgaaatataattttctttttttcggTGATCCCTTGCTCTGTCGTTTATATACATTGTTAATCGAAGGAAAAATTTTGGGGTAGTTTAGATCAAGAAGCAGTTTAGATggcagattttttttatttttttattttttttctgttttttgttatttatttatttgtttgttttatttaattttcaggGTATTTTGATCAATGGGCAGTTTCCTGGTCCTGAGATTTACTCTGTCACCAATGATAACATCATTGTTAATGTGTTCAATAGCTTGGATGAGCCTTTTCTCATTCACTGGTAAGAAGTAGTTAATGAAACACTGTCTGTATACACGCattacacacacatacacacagtaCAGTCTTATTTCCATCTTTTTATTGTTGAAATTTCTTTGGTAAATGAGAAAGACGGATTTAGGTTGTTTTAAAGATtggcattttaaaataaatatggaTTAAATAAAAAGTTTCTATAAAGCATCGCATTGGGTCTTCTCTTCCCACCGAATCTGCATTGTAGCCTACTGATCTTACTTTTAGAGGGTTTACATCGATTCTTTCCTTCTGAAATAAGGCACCAGGATCACTTCTAaagtaataatttaattttaaaatattataaaatttaaaaaataatttgcaAAATACGCTTGATTTTTACTTAATTTCATATGTAAACACTGATGAAAAAATATAGGAACAAGGGTCCTGAATTTGACAAGATAATATAAAGAACCGAGGACGATTACTCTTTGTGTACTACATGtcgaatttttaaaataaaaaattggccataaagttttaattaaattcagatctgacattattatttattattcgtGCACCAACCTATACAATATATCACATGAGTTTTCAGTCTTAATATTTAATGTAATATGTTCGATCTTCCACTTGAATAATGGATTCAGTTCCCATCTTGTAATCGATTTATTTCATCATACATGATGATTGGATGGATGACCAAGATTTGTTCATACATATATAGgatccattttttttttgaaattgtacaTGTGGCAAGATCTTACCCGTTTAAATGAAGTGTAAATGAAGTGATGGTAGTGCCCACATAGATAGGATCTCGTTAACCCTTATAATCTTACACCAAATTAATACTTGTTTTTATGTCCCAACACGTAATTAGGAGTATGctaaaatcatttatttattttttaagaaaagttttcttattttcaacgTGTTATGTTacaaaaaatgtttttaaaaatatttgtttagaCTTTTTGGATTTTGGACTTctactattttatttttaaaagtagAATAAAAAAAGCAAATTTCGACGTAATTTTAAATTAACAGACTTTGAAAAGTGTATGTATGCTATGGTATTTTTATGTAGACAAAAGACACGTAATAACAAAGATTTAGTAGCATCACTTGTTGTTATGAAATGGAAAATGCAGGAATGGGATACAGAACAGGAGGAATTCGTATGAAGATGGGGTGTATGGGACTACATGTCCGATCCCGCCAGGAAAGAATTTCACGTATATCCTTCAAATGAAGGATCAAATCGggagtttcttctatttccCATCCTTGGCCTTCCACAAAGCCGCCGGTGGTTTCGGTGGCATCAGGATTCTGAGCAGGCCCTTAATCCCCGTTCCTTTCCGGAATCCCGCAGACGATTACTCCCTCTTGATCGGGGATTGGTACGCCACTAATCACACTGTAAGTATACTGTTTGCAGTGTCGGCAAAAGTAATGGGTCCGGTCCCTCTTTGGGTTCCACAAATATTACTTTATTCATTTAACAGCTGGGATATTGGGTGATCCAGTTTGCATGTTGGGATTTGGGCCCATAATTGTTCTGCACGTCAAAGTCAAAGGATGGTTTATTCCCTTACGTTAAATGATTGAATTATTTAATATCTATGTCATTaatgaattaataaaataatttatcatctCGGTGAATTCGTTGGTTATTATTTGGAAATTCGTGTTGTAACTTGGCAACAACTCACGGTTAATATTTTTCTgtgttaaaaaataaattggcGATTAATATTTTTGTATGTAGGATTTGAAGGCAAAACTAGATGGAGGCAACAAGTTGCCGTTCCCTGATGGAATTCTTATCAACGGACGTGGGCCGAATGCCACCTCTTTCAATGTTCAATCAGGtctaaaaatgttttttttaaaaaaactatttcTTGAATAATTTTCGACTATTTTCCGTTGTTCTATTCCACATTTTCATGTTTTGGTCGGGTTTAGGACAGAAGTTCGATACGAAATGTTTAAAGTAAATTATATTGTAATAGGGAGTACGTACCGGCTAAGGATATGCAATGTTGGATTGCAAAACTCGCTCAACTTCCGAATCCAAGGCCACAAGATGAAAGTGGTTGAAGTGGAAGGCACACATACGTTGCAGATCAGCTATTCGTCCCTCGACATTCACGTCGGACAATGCATGTCCGTTCTTGTAACAGCCGATCAACCCCCTCAGGCCTATTACGTTGTGGTGTCCAGCCGTTTCACCACACCTGTGCTAGTCACCACAGGTTTTCTTCGATATGCTGGCTCGAACAGTCCTGCCCCCGGACCGCTGCCAGGTGGACCAACGACTGAGATTGATTGGTCCCTCAACCAGGCTCGTTCTATCAGGTGTGCATGTCGGTTTCGTTTTCTTGATGCAGGCACTGAACAATGGTTTATGAGTAGGAGACTGGCTAGTTTACGAGCTAATAAAATATTCTATTGCTTCTAGGACTAACCTCACAGCAAGTGGACCAAGACCAAATCCGCAAGGTTCATATCACTATGGCATGATAAACACCACAAGGACCATTAGGCTGGCAAGTTCTGCGGCCCAAGTCAATGGAAAACAAAGATATGCAATCAACAGCGTATCCTTTGTGCCGGCTGACACCCCTTTGAAGA from the Primulina tabacum isolate GXHZ01 chromosome 8, ASM2559414v2, whole genome shotgun sequence genome contains:
- the LOC142552905 gene encoding L-ascorbate oxidase homolog: MVLKLASLYSLLCVFIVVSADDPYRFFTWNVTYGIIYPLNIPQQGILINGQFPGPEIYSVTNDNIIVNVFNSLDEPFLIHWNGIQNRRNSYEDGVYGTTCPIPPGKNFTYILQMKDQIGSFFYFPSLAFHKAAGGFGGIRILSRPLIPVPFRNPADDYSLLIGDWYATNHTDLKAKLDGGNKLPFPDGILINGRGPNATSFNVQSGSTYRLRICNVGLQNSLNFRIQGHKMKVVEVEGTHTLQISYSSLDIHVGQCMSVLVTADQPPQAYYVVVSSRFTTPVLVTTGFLRYAGSNSPAPGPLPGGPTTEIDWSLNQARSIRTNLTASGPRPNPQGSYHYGMINTTRTIRLASSAAQVNGKQRYAINSVSFVPADTPLKIADYYKIDGVFRVGSISDAPTGGGMYLDTSVMGADYRAFIEIVFENSEDILQSYHLNGYAFWVVGMDGGQWTSASRDQYNLRDAVSRCTVQVYPSSWTAIYLPLDNVGMWNLRSEFWARQYLGQQFYLRVYTASTSLRDEYPIPKNALLCGRASGRRTRPL